The following proteins are encoded in a genomic region of Magnolia sinica isolate HGM2019 chromosome 1, MsV1, whole genome shotgun sequence:
- the LOC131246469 gene encoding uncharacterized protein LOC131246469: protein MAFSGPQGGLSQGDHLSPYLFVIIREALSKILYKGEENGLISGFKVFENKIQASHDTLLFCDAYTDFMNNLVKILVYSKVISRLKINVANSEMLGVHVFDEELSQLVNVFVCKKCLFPSSYLGLPFCIEKPAKRLWEGVVKRIKRKLAS from the coding sequence ATGGCTTTTTCAGGGCCTCAAGGGGGTCTAAGTCAAGGGGACCACCTTTCCCCTTATCTTTTTGTGATTATTAGAGAGGCGCTGAGCAAGATACTCTACAAGGGGGAGGAGAATGGTCTTATTAGCGGCTTCAAAGTGTTTGAAAACAAAATTCAAGCTAGCCACGACACTTTGCTATTTTGTGATGCATACACAGATTTTATGAATAATTTGGTCAAAATTCTTGTTTATTCTAAAGTTATTTCAAGGCTTAAGATTAatgtggctaacagtgaaatgCTGGGAGTTCATGTTTTCGATGAAGAATTATCACAGCTTGTGAATGTTTTTGTGTGTAAGAAATGTTTGTTCCCCTCCTCATATCTTGGTCTGCCTTTTTGCATCGAGAAGCCTGCTAAGCGTCTATGGGAAGGGGTAGTCAAAAGAATCAAGAGGAAACTAGCAAGCTGA